The Nicotiana tomentosiformis chromosome 2, ASM39032v3, whole genome shotgun sequence genome includes the window CTAAGTTCTAattcatgtgttggatagttcttttcatgattcttgagttgcctagaggcataaGCTATGAcattgccatgttgcattaatacacatccaaatacgatccttgaagcatcacaatatagcacaaacccatctgtaccctctggtagggtcaacaccagTGCCATAGtaaatcttgatttcaactcctggaagctctttTCATAAGCATCAGACCATTGAAACTTAATTGCCTTATGTATTattttagtcaacggagaggcaaagtagagaacctctccacaaaTTTCCTGTAATATCcaactaagcctaagaaactataAATCTttgttggagttgtaggtctaggccaattcttcacaattGTAATCTTCTGAGGATGAACCTTAATTCTTTCactggagacaacatgacccaagaatgttaattcgagccaaaattcacactttgaaaacatcGAATATAACTTGTGTTGATATAGGGTCTGcaaaactaccctgagatgatcagcatgatcctctcgactttgtcaatatacaagaatatcgtcaataaacactatcacaaaggagtcaagaaaaggcttgaaggcTCGATTTataagatccataaaagctgccggggcatttgttagcccaaaagacatcaccaaaaattcgaAGTGCCCATACTGGGTTCTAAAAACTGTTTTTAGAATATCCCGTTCCCTGATCTTGAATTGGTGATACCCAtatcttaaatcaattttagagaagtacttagcaccctgcaattggtcaaacaagtcatctatccttggtagtgggtacttgttcttgattgtgaccttgttgagttaccgatagtcaatacacattctcagtgacccatctttcttccataCAAAGagaaccgatgcaccccaaggagactcactcggccggatgaaacccttctttaacaaatccttcaattattCCTTTAGTTTCTTTAATTCTGCCAGTTCCAttctgtagggcggaatagatataggctgcgtgcctggcatcacatcaatcctaaaatcaatctccctatctggtgggatcccagggagctcatccggaaagacatcCGAAAAtgcattcacaactggcacagactcaagtgtaggtgccacAACATCAGTGTCCGTAACCcgaaccaaatggtaaatacaccccttgttgatcatctttgtggccttaaggtaagaaataaacctgcccttcggcaccacatcatctcccttccactcaataactggctcatttgggaattcaaacctaacgattctggttcggcaatcaagcttggcaaaacatgaataaagccagtctatccccattattacatcaaaatcaaccatccccaattcaacgagatcggccatggtgtccaaactacgcaccgtgacaacacaatccctataaacccgcgtgaccaaaatagactcaccaaccggagtagatacaaagaacggctcatgaagctgttccggttctatcccaaattccatagcaacctaaggagtgacatatgataaagtggaaccgagatcaataagagcatatacatcatgagattggacagtcaatatacctgtgacaacatctggagaagcctctgaactctggcgacccctcatagcatagaaacgactGGATCCTCCCAAACACTATGCACCACcactagctgcaccacgccctgcgggtgctggagGGCTTCGAGCTAGcggaggtgctgcggatgtaaTAGCTGCAGAACTGACTGGctgtgccatgcccctgcccACACTCTGGCAGGACGAACGttaatccctctgaatgtgacccctgaTACCACACCTGTAGCATATGGGTTGGTCCATGAAACAGGCCCTAaaatgcatcttcccacacctagtgCATGGGGGCCTCCACTGCTACTGGAATCTCCTTCCAGGTCTaccctgctggtaggatcccaggttgccctgactgggcctgaaatgTCTCCACTGCTGCTGATTGGGACCTAATGGCGGTGCGCTaaccgaagactgagcaaaggactgggatAGCCCTGATGAACctcccctgaatgctgacctGCCACCACCActgccaccagaagaaccacctaAGTTGCCCATAGACCgggccttattgctaccctctcgctccattctattcttgaATTTACGGGTCTCGGTGGCTTGAGCAAATTCCACCATCTTCCCAGAGTTCATATCCGAATTCAAGGCTGCtatagcagcctcattaataaccaaagggctgaGGCCCTGAACAAACCGATGCACTATAGCCTCCATAGTGGTCAACTTGTAAATAGCATATTTGGACAGGTGCACGAacctcatatggtactcccacacactcatgctaccttgtGTTAGGTTCTCAAACTCAGAGGCAAGGGTTGCCTTAGTCTTGGCAggaaagaaatgatcaatgacggcatcgacaaactcactccacctcgtcgGAGGgatcccctcctcacgggactcctcccacatctcgaaccaagaataggccacctcCTTCAGGCgataggaggccaattccactccTTCCatttcagtagcacgcataactcgaagagtcttgtgcatctcatcaatgaaatcctgggggtcctcctagGGATTAGTActcgtgaacactggaggatctaactggagAAACCTATGCACCcaggaactagtagaatccccttactggctggaagaagtaggtgcaatatttgatctctgggcctaaGAAGCTACTATctaagccaacatctgtatggcccCCTAAGGTCCCCATCAAAAACACTAAGACCGAAAGCTGGGGCTAGAGGTGTAACTGGAGtatcagttggaggaattgaTGTACCCTTATTAGCTGTAGGAATTGGTGCAGTCTGAGCAGGTGTAGTAGAATAGGGTGGTGTGGTAGTTGGGGGGAAtatcctgtaacgacccgaccggtcgttttgagctctagcgcgtcgttctatggtttgaggccatgagcagttttacttcaggtattatgacttgtacacgtggtcgaaattgaaatttcggaagttcaaagttgatttggaaagaaaattctcatttcaaaagctttaagttggaaggattgactaagattggattttagagtaaacggcctcggaatcaggatttgaaggttctataaggttcgtgtgatgatttcggacttgggcgtatgttcagatcgggaTTTGGATACcccaggagcgtttcggcacctattgtggaagttagcattttggaagaattctataaatttgggttgaagtgcattttaatattatcgatgtccgtttgggattccgagtctgggaatagctccgtatggtgattctggaattCGGAGCGCATccgaaagtggattcggaggtccgtaggtcattttggagtcatttggctaaaactagaaaattgaaggtttttgagaagtttaaccgaaagtggacttttcgatattgaggtcggaattcaattccggaagttggagtaggtccgtaatgtcaattatgacttgtgtgaaaaatttgaggacaatcggacgtgatttgataggtttcggcatcaaatttagaagtttgaaattctaaagttcattaagcttggaatggggtgcgattcatgaatttgacgttgtttgatgtggtttgacggctcgactaagtttgtaatgtgttttgggacgtgttggtataattggttaaggtcccgagggcctcgggtggattctgaatgattaacggatcgagtttggacttggaagaaaagatgaggcaactgatatctggtgtgatcgtaCCTGCGCAATAATGGCCGTAGGTGCgaggtcacaggtgcgagccaATGGTTGAAGGTGCGATTTGGGCGAAGCTGGGCAGTGACTGCAGGTGtgaagggttgtccgcacctgcgagttcgcagatgcggaggtgcgtcgcaggagcgagagtgagagaagaggctgggagcgcaggtgcgagggtatgtccgcacctgcgaaggcacaTATGCGGAATGAAAGGCACAGGTTCGGAGTCGTGCTAGGTAGAGGGAATGCACAGGTGCaaggttttggccgcacctgcgagaccgcagatgcgacgaagaggccgcaggtgcgaacgtcagggatgggcagtgtgttctttaaaaacgagggcttggctcattttcacctcatttTCTCCATGAGAGCCGGTTTTGGAGCAagtttggagctcattcttcgtcatcaatgccaaggtaagtgattcccacttattataagttaaatacatagtttgtataaggatttaaacataggAATTAGTATAAATTGTTTGATTTTTGgtaaaagacctagaatttggtatttttggattttgaccacgaaattgggcatggaattgagaataaactatatatttgagtttgtaaggttatgggtaaagtttatcttcaaaaagaattttcggaacccaggcacgtgggcccgagggtgattttaatcgacttttcgatcggggttagaaattgctataaattggattataatgtgTATTCGAgtgtatattaatgggtttgcataattattggctagttttggagcgttgtgcatcgattcaagttaTTTGAAGGGCTCaaaagccggttatggaactacggagtgaggtaagtctcctttctaaccttgtaagggggaattaaccccataggtgaactaaattattatgtgcttctatttgtgggggctacgtacgcttgaggtgacgagagtccgtacgtagctactagctatgcctacgtccaggtagttttaggctcacatcattccttattgatattgttattgatttatgtttattgtgtACCTTGAGAGCgagcgagattgagtctgcttattaaatgttttgaaaggagttgaaattgaagaacttaagatttaaaaggtttcatttgaacttcgtaaatTCGAAAAGAACtgaggaataatataatagctgaagaaaTCTATGAGTAACCGCGttgcatgtatgtttcgcgagcggggtaatttccttaaaaagctacaagctgaatttcccttattttgaaaagaatcaataaAGAGATACGATTTTTATGTTAAATTCATATTTGACCAtatcgcaagtatgatccgc containing:
- the LOC138905943 gene encoding uncharacterized protein, yielding MHKTLRVMRATEMEGVELASYRLKEVAYSWFEMWEESREEGIPPTRWSEFVDAVIDHFFPAKTKATLASEFENLTQGSMSVWEYHMRFVHLSKYAIYKLTTMEAIVHRFVQGLSPLVINEAAIAALNSDMNSGKMVEFAQATETRKFKNRMEREGSNKARSMGNLGGSSGGSGGGRSAFRGGSSGLSQSFAQSSVSAPPLGPNQQQWRHFRPSQGNLGSYQQGRPGRRFQ